The proteins below are encoded in one region of Tamandua tetradactyla isolate mTamTet1 chromosome 9, mTamTet1.pri, whole genome shotgun sequence:
- the MS4A15 gene encoding membrane-spanning 4-domains subfamily A member 15: protein MSTAPASNGVFVVIPSGNASGLRPPPAVLPTSMCQPPGIMQFEEPPLGAQTPRTTQPQGLRPMETFLTGEPKALGTVQILIGLVHLGFGSVLLLVRRGHVGMLFIQGGAPFWGGACFIISGSLSVAAEKNNTSCLVRSSLGTNILSAMAAFAGTAILLMDFGVTNWDVGRGYLAVLTIFTILEFFIAVIATHFGCQATRTQADTPVIFLPNAFSTDFNIPSPAASPPPAYDNVAYIPKDSPE, encoded by the exons ATGTCCACCGCCCCTGCCAGCAACGGGGTGTTCGTCGTCATCCCCTCTGGGAACGCCAGCGGCCTCCGCCCCCCTCCAGCTGTTCTGCCCACCTCCATGTGCCAGCCTCCGGGAATTATGCAGTTCGAGGAGCCTCCACTGGGGGCACAGACACCCAGGACCACCCAGCCCCAGGGCCTGCGGCCCATGGAGACATTCCTGACCGGAGAGCCCAAAGCCTTAGGG ACGGTGCAGATTCTCATCGGCCTCGTTCACCTGGGCTTCGGCAGCGTCCTGCTCCTGGTGCGCCGCGGCCACGTGGGCATGCTTTTCATCCAGGGGGGCGCCCCCTTCTGGGGAGGAGCCTGC TTCATCATCTCCGGGTCTCTCTCCGTGGCAGCCGAAAAGAACAACACCAGCTGCCTG GTGAGAAGCAGCCTAGGGACAAACATTCTCAGTGCCATGGCAGCCTTTGCCGGGACAGCCATTCTGCTCATGGATTTTGGTGTCACTAACTGG GATGTGGGCCGGGGCTATCTGGCCGTGCTCACCATCTTCACCATCCTGGAGTTTTTCATCGCAGTCATTGCCACCCACTTTGGGTGCCAAGCCACCCGCACCCAAGCCGACACA CCTGTAATTTTCCTGCCCAACGCCTTCAGCACGGACTTCAACATCCCCAGCCCTGCGGCCTCTCCACCCCCTGCTTATGACAATGTGGCATATATACCCAAGGATTCCCCCGAGTAG